CATCATCTATTCAAGTTTTTTTTCCCATCTCTTTTTGTCTGTTGTCGAAATGAAACACCTTTTGGCACTCGCTCTTTGCTTCAGCAGCATCAATGCTGTCGCTATCACCAACCCTCACAAAGCTGCAGAGGCTGAGAGTCCTGAAGGAAGCCTACAGTTCCTGAGCCTTCGAGCATCAGCACCCATAGGAAGTGCCATCGCCCGTAACAACTGGGCTGTCACTTGCGACAGTGCACAGTCAGGAAATGAGTGCAACAAAGCCATTGATGGCAACCGTGATACCTTTTGGCATACATTCTATGGAGCCAATGGTGATCCAAAGCCTCCTCACACTTACACCATTGACATGAAGACAACCCAGAATGTCAATGGCTTGTCTATGTTGCCTCGCCAGGACGGTAGCAGAAACGGTTGGATCGGTCGCCACGAAGTCTATCTAAGCTCAGATGGTACAACATGGGGCAGTCCCGTCGCAATAGGCAGTTGGTTCGCCGACTCTACTACAAAATACTCCAACTTTGAAACTCGCCCTGCTCGCTATGTTCGTCTGGTCGCTCTCACTGAGGCTAGCGGGCAGCCTTGGACTAGCATTGCCGAGATCAACGTCTACCAGGCTAGTTCTTACACGGCACCTCAGCCTGGCCTTGGACGCTGGGGCCCGACTATTGACTTGCCGATTGTTCCTGCGGCTGCTGCAATTGAACCGACTTCAGGACGTGTCCTTATGTGGTCTTCTTATCGCAATGATGCATTCGGAGGCTCCCCTGGCGGTGTCACTTTGACCTCTTCCTGGGATCCATCCAGCGGTATCGTTTCCGACCGCACTGTGACTGTTACCAAGCATGATATGTTTTGTCCTGGTATCTCTATGGATGGTAACGGTCAGATCGTGGTCACAGGTGGTAATGATGCCAAGAAGACGAGTCTATACGACTCACCTAGCGATAGCTGGGTCCCAGGACCTGACATGCAAGTTGCTCGTGGGTATCAATCATCAGCCACCATGTCAGACGGTCGCGTGTTCACAATTGGAGGCTCATGGAGCGGTGGAATCTTTGAGAAGAATGGCGAAGTCTACAACCCATCTTCAAAAACATGGACGTCCCTACCCAATGCCAAGGTCAACCCCATGTTGACAGCTGATAAGCAAGGGCTATACCGTTCAGACAATCACGCTTGGCTCTTTGGTTGGAAGAAGGGGTCAGTTTTCCAAGCAGGACCCAGTACTGCCATGAACTGGTACTATACCAGCGGAAATGGCGATGTAAAGTCGGCCGGTAAACGTCAGTCCAATCGCGGGGTGGCCCCTGATGCCATGTGCGGAAACGCTGTCATGTACGACGCAGTTCAGGGCAAGATCCTGACTTTTGGCGGTTCCCCAGACTATCAAGACTCAGACGCCACAACCAACGCCCACATCATTACACTTGGTGAGCCTGGATCGACGCCTAA
This Fusarium poae strain DAOMC 252244 chromosome 3, whole genome shotgun sequence DNA region includes the following protein-coding sequences:
- a CDS encoding hypothetical protein (SECRETED:SignalP(1-16)~CAZy:AA5_2~CAZy:AA5_1~CAZy:CBM32), producing the protein MKHLLALALCFSSINAVAITNPHKAAEAESPEGSLQFLSLRASAPIGSAIARNNWAVTCDSAQSGNECNKAIDGNRDTFWHTFYGANGDPKPPHTYTIDMKTTQNVNGLSMLPRQDGSRNGWIGRHEVYLSSDGTTWGSPVAIGSWFADSTTKYSNFETRPARYVRLVALTEASGQPWTSIAEINVYQASSYTAPQPGLGRWGPTIDLPIVPAAAAIEPTSGRVLMWSSYRNDAFGGSPGGVTLTSSWDPSSGIVSDRTVTVTKHDMFCPGISMDGNGQIVVTGGNDAKKTSLYDSPSDSWVPGPDMQVARGYQSSATMSDGRVFTIGGSWSGGIFEKNGEVYNPSSKTWTSLPNAKVNPMLTADKQGLYRSDNHAWLFGWKKGSVFQAGPSTAMNWYYTSGNGDVKSAGKRQSNRGVAPDAMCGNAVMYDAVQGKILTFGGSPDYQDSDATTNAHIITLGEPGSTPNTVFASNGLYFARTFHTSVVLPDGSTFITGGQRRGIPFEDSTPVFTPEIYVPEQDTFYKQNPNSIVRVYHSISLLLPDGRVFNGGGGLCGDCTTNHFDAQIFTPNYLYNSNGNLATRPKITGTSTQSVKVGGRITISTDSSITKASLIRYGTATHTVNTDQRRIPLTLTNNGGNSYSFQVPSDSGIALPGYWMLFVMNSAGVPSVASTIRVTQ